The following coding sequences lie in one Pelobacter seleniigenes DSM 18267 genomic window:
- the thiD gene encoding bifunctional hydroxymethylpyrimidine kinase/phosphomethylpyrimidine kinase: MLSGLYLITDNNKDGKLLDKVSAALTGGVKILQYRAKDIRPDERRQMAGQLRELCRQHNALFIVNDLPELAREVDADGVHLGQDDMPAVQARQIIGRNKLIGISSHNVDEALKAEAQGADYVAIGSIFQTASKDDTSVVGLKTLAKVRKAVRVPLVAIGGITPAGAYEALQTGADSVAIISGIMADLDPARAAKEYSLLFNRQRPFPNGKVLTIAGSDSGGGAGIQADIKTITLLGSYASSVLTALTAQNTLGVTDTYPVHTDFVMKQLDTVLDDIGADTVKTGMLSWGGIVSRVAKTIEDRSLLAVVDPVMVAKGGQSLLDKEANDSLISRLLPQTYLLTPNLPEVGELTGFEPETLEQMVEAGRHLQELGARNVLIKGGHLATAATDLLLLGEEVVELNGERYETHNTHGTGCTLSAAIATFLAQGYPLKLAVERAKYFISLAIRDSFQIGQGHGPVNHFSAAMQFLHEQPAMD; the protein is encoded by the coding sequence ATGCTATCCGGACTCTACCTGATCACGGACAACAATAAAGATGGAAAGCTCTTGGACAAAGTTTCGGCAGCCCTGACCGGGGGAGTCAAAATCCTCCAATACCGGGCCAAAGACATCCGTCCGGATGAACGGCGCCAGATGGCTGGCCAACTCAGGGAACTCTGCCGACAGCACAATGCCCTGTTCATTGTCAATGACCTGCCGGAACTGGCCCGCGAGGTCGATGCCGACGGCGTCCATCTCGGTCAGGACGACATGCCCGCGGTCCAGGCACGCCAGATTATCGGTCGCAATAAGCTGATCGGCATCTCCTCCCATAATGTTGACGAAGCCCTCAAAGCCGAAGCCCAGGGTGCCGATTACGTTGCCATCGGCAGTATTTTTCAGACCGCCAGTAAGGACGACACCAGCGTGGTCGGCCTGAAAACCCTGGCCAAAGTCCGTAAAGCCGTACGCGTTCCGCTGGTCGCCATCGGGGGCATTACCCCGGCAGGAGCCTATGAGGCGCTGCAAACCGGAGCTGATTCGGTGGCCATTATTTCCGGGATCATGGCTGACCTCGATCCGGCCCGGGCCGCCAAGGAATATTCTTTACTGTTCAACCGCCAGAGACCTTTTCCCAACGGCAAAGTGCTGACCATTGCCGGTTCCGACTCTGGAGGCGGTGCCGGGATTCAGGCCGACATCAAAACCATCACCCTGCTCGGCAGTTATGCCAGCAGTGTGCTCACCGCCCTGACCGCCCAGAACACCCTCGGGGTGACAGATACCTACCCAGTCCATACCGATTTTGTCATGAAACAACTGGACACAGTCCTTGACGACATCGGTGCCGATACGGTTAAAACAGGCATGCTGAGTTGGGGCGGGATTGTCTCACGAGTCGCCAAAACCATCGAAGACAGATCGCTGCTCGCCGTGGTCGATCCAGTCATGGTCGCCAAAGGCGGTCAATCTCTGCTCGACAAGGAAGCCAACGACAGCCTGATTTCCAGGCTACTGCCACAGACATATCTGCTGACCCCTAACTTACCCGAAGTCGGCGAACTGACCGGCTTTGAACCTGAAACCCTGGAGCAGATGGTTGAAGCCGGCCGCCATCTGCAGGAGTTGGGTGCCCGCAATGTCCTGATCAAAGGCGGCCATCTGGCCACCGCAGCGACCGACCTCCTGCTGCTCGGCGAGGAGGTCGTCGAACTGAACGGGGAGCGCTACGAAACCCACAACACCCACGGAACTGGCTGCACCTTATCAGCGGCCATTGCGACATTCCTGGCTCAGGGATACCCGCTCAAACTTGCGGTTGAAAGAGCTAAGTACTTCATCTCCCTGGCAATACGGGATTCTTTTCAAATCGGTCAGGGGCATGGCCCGGTCAATCATTTCTCTGCGGCCATGCAGTTCTTGCATGAACAGCCTGCAATGGATTAA
- the alr gene encoding alanine racemase: MIAFSERPTWADIDLVALRHNLGQAQRCCLETQRILAVVKADAYGHGSVPVTRALQQCGITDFAVATLEEGLELRAAGVVDPILVLGGCFPGQEGAFIEHRLMPALFDADLASRLSSEAIRRGKRVRVHLKVDSGMGRVGFRRDQLQEFIPRLQNCPGLEIAGFMSHLACADDLDSPVTGAQLELFLQMLDMLRQAGIAPPDVHLNNSAGLVAWNRPEFTLARPGIMLYGGLPGPDFADRVSLRPVMNLRTRIAQLRELPAGTGVSYGHSFHAPQNMKVAVLPIGYADGYNRLLSNRGRAILHGRIVPVVGRVCMDWIMLDVTGVAQAEVGDCVTLLGTADGLVISGDDWAGQLETISYEVFCRIGERVPRHYPTVTENG, encoded by the coding sequence ATGATCGCTTTCTCAGAACGCCCGACCTGGGCTGATATCGACTTGGTGGCACTGCGCCACAACCTTGGTCAGGCACAGCGGTGCTGCCTGGAAACACAGCGGATTCTTGCCGTGGTCAAAGCTGATGCATACGGTCATGGATCGGTTCCGGTAACCCGTGCACTGCAGCAATGCGGGATCACCGATTTTGCAGTCGCCACCCTGGAGGAGGGACTGGAACTGCGCGCCGCCGGCGTTGTCGACCCCATCCTGGTGTTGGGTGGTTGCTTTCCCGGGCAGGAAGGAGCGTTTATCGAGCACCGGCTGATGCCCGCACTATTTGATGCCGACCTGGCGAGTCGCCTGAGTAGCGAAGCGATCCGGCGCGGCAAGCGGGTCCGGGTTCATCTCAAGGTGGATAGCGGAATGGGGCGGGTCGGTTTCCGGCGTGACCAGTTGCAGGAGTTCATCCCACGGTTGCAGAACTGTCCCGGGCTTGAAATTGCCGGATTCATGTCGCACTTGGCTTGCGCTGATGACCTGGATTCGCCGGTTACTGGCGCACAGCTCGAACTGTTTTTGCAGATGCTGGACATGCTACGCCAGGCGGGCATTGCTCCGCCGGATGTGCATCTTAACAACAGTGCCGGATTGGTGGCCTGGAACCGTCCTGAATTTACCCTGGCCCGACCCGGCATCATGCTTTATGGCGGCCTGCCCGGTCCTGATTTTGCCGATCGGGTCAGCCTGCGGCCGGTCATGAACCTGCGTACGCGGATCGCCCAATTGCGTGAGCTTCCGGCCGGGACCGGAGTTTCCTACGGGCACAGTTTTCATGCACCACAGAACATGAAAGTCGCGGTTTTGCCCATCGGTTACGCGGACGGTTATAATCGACTGCTAAGCAATCGCGGCCGGGCCATCCTCCACGGTCGGATCGTTCCTGTTGTCGGCCGGGTCTGTATGGACTGGATTATGCTGGACGTGACCGGGGTTGCGCAGGCCGAGGTCGGGGACTGTGTCACTTTGCTGGGCACTGCCGACGGACTGGTGATCAGCGGTGACGATTGGGCCGGGCAGTTGGAAACCATTTCCTATGAGGTGTTCTGCCGCATCGGCGAGCGGGTCCCGCGTCACTACCCGACAGTGACGGAAAACGGCTGA